One region of Synechococcus elongatus PCC 11801 genomic DNA includes:
- the rseP gene encoding RIP metalloprotease RseP translates to MSVLAAIAVLALLIVVHEAGHFLAARWQGIYANRFSIGFGPVLLRYQGKETEYALRAFPLGGYVGFPDDDPDSTIDPRDPNLMRNRPVLDRAIVISAGVIANLIFAFVILVTQVAIVGIPQSLQPQPGIVVPQVMGEKTPAAIAGLQAGDVITASSGQALGSGETTVKDFIQIIKTSPEQTIPITVKRNGTELQLTLVPERSPEGQGRIGVQLAPNGQINYRRPNGPGEVLRLASQQFEEIVRRTIQGFGQLVTNFQETAGQVSGPVKIVEWGANIAASDSGNLFFFAALISVNLAVINILPLPALDGGQLFFLLIEALRGRPLPQKLQEGVMQTGLMLLLGLGIVLIVRDTTQLAWVQQFLQQ, encoded by the coding sequence ATGTCGGTTTTGGCTGCGATCGCTGTCTTAGCGCTGCTGATTGTCGTGCATGAAGCCGGTCACTTTTTGGCGGCGCGCTGGCAAGGCATCTATGCCAACCGCTTTTCGATCGGTTTTGGCCCTGTCCTGCTGCGCTATCAGGGCAAAGAAACGGAATATGCCTTGCGCGCGTTTCCTTTGGGTGGCTACGTCGGCTTTCCCGATGATGATCCCGACAGCACAATCGACCCGCGCGATCCCAACTTGATGCGCAACCGGCCAGTCCTCGATCGCGCCATTGTGATCAGTGCTGGGGTCATCGCCAACCTGATCTTCGCGTTCGTAATCTTGGTGACACAGGTCGCGATTGTGGGCATTCCCCAATCGCTGCAGCCCCAGCCCGGCATCGTCGTGCCACAGGTGATGGGGGAGAAAACACCAGCCGCGATCGCAGGCTTGCAAGCGGGCGACGTGATCACAGCCAGCAGCGGACAAGCCCTCGGCAGCGGTGAAACCACCGTCAAAGATTTCATCCAAATCATCAAGACCAGCCCTGAGCAGACGATTCCGATCACGGTGAAGCGGAATGGGACGGAGCTGCAACTGACGCTGGTACCTGAGCGCAGCCCTGAAGGTCAGGGTCGCATTGGCGTGCAACTGGCACCCAATGGCCAAATTAACTACCGGCGACCCAATGGCCCCGGCGAAGTGCTACGGCTTGCTTCTCAGCAATTTGAAGAAATTGTCCGCCGCACCATTCAAGGTTTTGGTCAATTGGTGACCAACTTCCAAGAGACAGCGGGTCAAGTTTCGGGCCCCGTCAAAATCGTGGAATGGGGAGCCAACATTGCGGCGAGTGATTCCGGCAACCTCTTCTTCTTTGCAGCCTTGATCAGCGTCAACCTCGCTGTGATCAACATCCTGCCGCTGCCAGCACTGGATGGTGGCCAACTGTTCTTCCTGTTGATTGAAGCGCTGCGCGGTCGCCCCCTGCCCCAGAAGTTGCAAGAAGGCGTGATGCAAACGGGTCTGATGCTGCTCTTGGGGCTGGGCATCGTCCTGATTGTGCGTGACACGACGCAACTAGCTTGGGTTCAACAGTTCTTGCAACAGTGA
- the nth gene encoding endonuclease III: MTSTPPRLSKKQRALAVLAELKQLYPEAPCSLDFETPLQLLVATVLSAQCTDARVNVVTPALFARFPDAPAFAAADVREIEELIRSTGFYRNKAKNIHAACRRIVEVYDGEVPRSMPELLTLAGVARKTANVVLAHAFGINAGVTVDTHVKRLANRLGFTTHDDPVKIEQDLMKLLPQPDWENWSIRLVYHGRAVCDARKPACDRCTLALHCTTFKRSQRTGRKASGIMENAV, encoded by the coding sequence GTGACCTCAACTCCTCCCAGACTCTCCAAAAAGCAGCGGGCGCTGGCTGTTCTGGCTGAGCTGAAACAGCTCTATCCTGAAGCGCCCTGCTCGTTGGACTTTGAAACGCCGCTGCAACTGTTGGTAGCGACGGTTCTTTCAGCGCAATGCACCGATGCCCGCGTCAACGTGGTGACGCCAGCCCTGTTTGCTCGCTTCCCCGATGCACCGGCCTTTGCGGCAGCAGATGTGCGCGAGATTGAGGAACTGATTCGTTCCACCGGCTTCTATCGCAACAAAGCCAAGAACATTCATGCGGCCTGCCGGCGGATTGTCGAAGTCTATGACGGAGAAGTGCCGCGATCGATGCCTGAGTTGCTGACCCTCGCAGGCGTAGCACGCAAAACTGCCAACGTTGTCCTTGCCCATGCCTTTGGAATTAACGCTGGCGTCACCGTCGATACCCACGTCAAACGGCTGGCGAATCGCCTCGGCTTCACAACCCATGACGATCCGGTCAAGATCGAGCAGGACTTGATGAAGTTGCTGCCCCAGCCCGACTGGGAGAACTGGTCGATTCGGCTGGTCTACCATGGTCGTGCCGTCTGTGATGCCCGCAAGCCTGCCTGCGATCGCTGTACCCTAGCGCTTCACTGCACCACCTTCAAGCGATCGCAGCGGACGGGTAGAAAGGCCTCTGGTATTATGGAGAATGCTGTCTAA
- the rpsN gene encoding 30S ribosomal protein S14 gives MAKKAMVERDRKRKKLVEKYAAKREALKAQFEAATTQSERLELHRKLQQLPRNSAPTRVRNRCWATGRPRGYYRDFGLCRNVLREMAHQGLLPGVVKSSW, from the coding sequence ATGGCGAAAAAAGCGATGGTCGAGCGCGACCGCAAGCGCAAGAAACTAGTCGAGAAATACGCGGCCAAGCGTGAAGCGTTGAAAGCCCAATTCGAGGCTGCTACCACCCAGTCGGAACGTCTGGAGCTGCACCGCAAGCTACAACAGTTGCCGCGTAACAGCGCTCCCACTCGCGTGCGCAACCGTTGCTGGGCAACCGGTCGTCCCCGTGGCTACTACCGTGATTTCGGCCTGTGCCGCAACGTCCTGCGGGAGATGGCTCACCAAGGACTTCTGCCGGGCGTCGTGAAGTCGAGCTGGTAG
- a CDS encoding ABC transporter permease: protein MQDLMAAKRSRFAGSLTRWGLTILLLLYLGALGANWIAPYDPYASQADAALLPPSQIYWRDRQGQWIGPHVYPVRQGPIDLKTGQRELITNWNAPSPLRLWVVGDSYQLLGWKGDRHLFGTNGPGKLYLLGTDDQGRDQFSRLLYGSRISLSVGLVGVLLTFPLGVLVGGIAGYWGGWVDAAIMRLVEVLMTIPSLYLLVALAAVLPPGLSSAQRFLLIVAITSLVNWAGLARVIRGQVLSLREREYVQAAQVMGGSKLYLLVRHVLPQTLTYVIIAATLAVPSFIVAESVLSLVGLGIQQPDPSWGNMLSLATNASMLLLNPWLIWPPAVLIVVVVLAFNLVGDGLRDRLDPHQ from the coding sequence ATGCAGGATCTTATGGCTGCCAAGCGATCGCGATTTGCCGGCTCCCTAACCCGCTGGGGTCTGACAATTTTGCTCCTGCTCTACCTCGGTGCCTTGGGTGCTAACTGGATCGCACCCTACGATCCCTATGCCTCGCAGGCCGATGCGGCATTGCTTCCCCCCAGTCAAATTTATTGGCGCGATCGCCAAGGCCAATGGATTGGACCCCATGTCTATCCAGTCCGCCAAGGCCCAATCGATCTCAAAACAGGGCAGCGCGAACTCATCACGAACTGGAACGCACCCTCACCGCTGCGGCTGTGGGTGGTGGGCGACTCCTACCAATTGCTGGGCTGGAAGGGCGATCGCCATCTATTCGGCACCAATGGCCCTGGCAAGCTGTATCTACTCGGAACTGACGATCAAGGTCGCGACCAGTTTAGTCGACTTCTCTATGGCAGTCGCATCAGCCTGAGTGTGGGGCTAGTCGGGGTACTGCTCACATTTCCCCTCGGTGTTTTGGTTGGCGGCATTGCGGGCTATTGGGGCGGCTGGGTCGATGCAGCGATCATGCGGCTGGTGGAAGTCCTGATGACCATTCCCAGTCTCTATCTCCTGGTGGCGCTGGCAGCCGTCTTGCCGCCAGGATTAAGTAGTGCCCAGCGCTTTTTGCTGATTGTGGCGATCACTTCATTGGTCAACTGGGCAGGGTTGGCGCGGGTGATTCGCGGACAAGTGCTCTCGCTACGCGAACGGGAGTACGTCCAGGCTGCACAAGTGATGGGGGGCAGCAAGCTCTATCTACTGGTTCGCCATGTACTGCCGCAGACGCTGACCTACGTGATCATTGCCGCGACACTGGCGGTTCCGAGTTTTATCGTGGCGGAATCGGTGTTGAGTCTCGTCGGCTTGGGGATTCAGCAGCCCGATCCGTCTTGGGGCAACATGCTCTCGCTGGCAACCAATGCATCAATGCTGCTGCTTAATCCTTGGCTGATTTGGCCGCCTGCGGTTCTGATTGTGGTGGTGGTGTTGGCTTTCAACTTAGTGGGCGATGGTTTGCGCGATCGCCTTGACCCCCATCAGTAA
- a CDS encoding S-layer homology domain-containing protein, giving the protein MSQALKAGFASLLFIGSSGSALALTLSPAAWAQSSRFTDVSAGYWAQPFVEALASRGVISGFPDGSFRPNEPVSRAQFAAMLDKAFTVSSQRSPQNFSDVPGNYWARTAIDSAYSRGFMSGYTGNRFQPEQSIPRVQALVSLGSGLNLTPRSDINSTLSVFADSSSIPDYARDRVAAVTERNLVVNYPDPQFLNPNRSATRAEVAAFLYQSLANNGQVAQVNSPYIVGQNTIPVIPSSNAALPPGSLIPVRYDAAERVLLAPGETVPITLTVSQDLTRSGSLVIPRGSQINGELRPANLGNQPGTQFVARTLVLPNGQTRSLNARSEIITDVETVQRGANLGNILTGTAVGAAAAAVISGLTGDRRIDVLEVLGGAGLGGLLSGLLVKNNVDLLVVDPNRDLALTLDSEFAAR; this is encoded by the coding sequence ATGTCTCAAGCATTAAAAGCCGGTTTTGCCTCCCTCCTCTTCATCGGTAGCAGTGGTAGTGCACTCGCCCTGACCTTGAGTCCTGCTGCCTGGGCACAATCGAGCCGCTTTACGGATGTCTCTGCTGGTTATTGGGCACAGCCCTTTGTGGAAGCCTTAGCCAGTCGTGGCGTGATCAGTGGTTTCCCTGATGGCAGCTTCCGACCCAATGAACCTGTCAGTCGGGCTCAGTTTGCAGCCATGTTGGACAAGGCTTTCACCGTCAGTAGCCAACGATCGCCCCAAAATTTCAGCGATGTCCCGGGTAACTACTGGGCCCGCACTGCGATCGACTCTGCCTACAGTCGCGGTTTTATGAGTGGCTATACGGGCAACCGCTTTCAACCGGAGCAGAGCATTCCCAGGGTTCAAGCCTTGGTCTCGCTCGGCTCTGGCCTGAACTTGACACCGCGTTCGGACATTAACAGCACCCTCAGCGTTTTTGCGGATAGCAGCTCGATTCCTGACTATGCCCGCGATCGCGTGGCTGCGGTGACTGAGCGTAACCTCGTGGTCAACTATCCAGACCCACAGTTCCTCAATCCCAATCGTTCGGCTACTCGTGCAGAGGTGGCGGCCTTCCTCTACCAGTCGCTAGCCAACAATGGCCAAGTGGCTCAGGTTAACTCGCCCTACATTGTCGGTCAGAACACGATTCCGGTCATTCCCAGCTCAAACGCTGCCTTACCCCCGGGCAGCCTGATTCCGGTTCGCTACGATGCCGCGGAGCGGGTACTTCTTGCGCCGGGGGAAACGGTTCCGATCACCCTGACGGTGTCTCAAGACCTGACGCGATCGGGCAGTCTTGTCATTCCCCGCGGGAGTCAGATCAATGGGGAACTGCGGCCAGCGAATCTGGGCAACCAACCTGGAACGCAATTTGTCGCTCGGACGCTTGTGCTGCCAAATGGGCAGACCCGCTCTCTCAACGCCCGCTCCGAAATTATTACGGATGTGGAAACAGTGCAGCGGGGCGCAAACCTCGGGAATATTCTCACGGGCACTGCGGTGGGGGCTGCCGCTGCTGCGGTGATCAGTGGCTTGACGGGCGATCGCCGGATTGATGTGCTGGAAGTCCTTGGAGGCGCGGGACTCGGCGGTTTACTCAGTGGCTTGTTGGTCAAAAATAATGTCGATCTCTTGGTTGTTGATCCCAATCGCGACTTAGCCTTGACCCTCGATAGCGAGTTTGCGGCGCGCTAA